A segment of the Asterias amurensis chromosome 11, ASM3211899v1 genome:
GAAATGGTAATGATGAAAACTGATCTGTGGATAATATTCAATCTGTTTAATGTGATATATTTTAGGCCCATCTGATTTTCACAATTGATTCAACGGAAATGTTGTTGAAAAATCTATGCTtacagtaaaatatttgttgatgTTAAGGATTTTGAAATGTGTTATTCTGTAAATTAAAACGACATGCGTGAACCATTAATTATGATCATTTCACTAGACGTATCTATACATCAtaggggtttttgttttttttagatttCCGTATCCCCTCACCACTGCCTCCACTTTTTTTCacaacgaatgaaaaagtgatgACAGGCACAGGGTAGTATGCGGAAACTTTCCCCCACTTTTGTGGCCATCTCTGAATCCTTGGCTGAACGTCTGGACCTCCATGATTTAGCCGACCATGCTGACATTTACCGAACCGTTTGCGTTGGTTGATTATGGTTGATTGAAGCATGATTGAGGAGCACTCACCAAGGGCGGGTCGGCGGTTTAATCAATTAAAAGTGCTAACTTATCTCAAGTCTTACTTTTGACCTGGGTGATTTGGATGCTTAATAAATGAGTGACATTTATagaaataatttttaaagaaaaaaaggtttcaatTTCGTCTGAATTACTTCTATCAAAAGTCGATGACGTTTGCTTACCGACGCCATTTTGGCGTGTATTTTATAAGATTATGATGTCACTAatgatagttgcgataacgtaaccacccccccccctcccgacgGCAGCCAGGCTGGAGGGTTACAAGATTCTCTCgaatgacaatctggttcaacactattccttttttcaaaattttgacattatctgtCATACTAGCGCCCCAGCGAAATCATATTTTGAGTCTGAGGTAAAGCAACATTTTCATGGATGTCGCACCTAAAATGCCCCAAAATGACGGAAATACCCAATGAATTACCCTCAAAACTGCCAACTGGCCTCTCCACATGTATAAGATGTAACACCAAGCATGAAATTGTACTCGCTGAAATTTTTCGGCTAAAAAGTGATGATTTTTGAGCAATTCGCTGGACCATCCATCTCTTCATGCCTATCTAGAACCGTTTTCTTGCTGTGCACGGATGTGCGGTGCATTTTCGGTCTGGATCATTGATATATTGTTATTCCAAGACGAATGTGGGTGACTAACCCATTAtctgtagaaaaaaaagaaacgcGATCCGTGCTTAATGTACAAaacactagttgcgataacgtaaccctcctcccgaggccggagggttacgagatagTTTCGAGCAAAATGGttaatctggtccaacacgtacaattttgacagctagtcaccagattttccccacttttaccactttcaaaaatcatgacacaaatccTGAGGGTACAaacttaatccgcaatgtctaatgcagcctgccataatgctcaaaacaccatttaggaaatatttcaaagaaaaattgacaaaaacttaccatatcccggagcgaattcccaggttcatattttgaacctgtcgcatcgctttgcaaacgcattattttgttggtaaaaattgggaaaatctggtgactagctgtcgaaattgtacgtgttggaccaaaATTAACCGTTTTCGCTCGAATctatctcgtaaccctccggcctgtcgggaggagggttacgttagcGCATCTAACAAAACACATGTccacgcgtctgggaaccacaaaatactggtaccctgtgcgagcaCAATGGCTACAGTACAGATGTCTCACTTAGCAAGTGGGCAAGGCCTATCATCATTCACCAAAACTGCTACGGGAATTGAAATTATAATATCTGTATCTTTTGTACAACTTTTTTCCTATCTACAGATTATGCACAGTTTAGCCTGTTTGCAATATTTTGTGGTAATAACTATATTTCGTTGTTTAATCTTGACAGTCTCACCGCAAGTTCTCTGCTCCCCGCCACGGGTCACTGAGCTTTCTGCCAAGGAAGCGCAGTAGACGCCATCGTGGTAAAGTGAAGGCTTTCCCTAAGGATGACCCATCTAAACCAGTTCATCTGACTGCCTTTATGGGTTACAAGGCTGGTATGTCTCACATTGTGCGCCAGGTAGATCGGCCAGGATCAAGTGAGTAGGACTTGCCCATTTTCAAACCATTCTCCTCAAATCAAGACAAACATGTATAGTTTATGCTTTTGTATAGATCTGACTTCGTTGGTTGGCAGTAGACATTTGAAATTATTCCTGGTGGTGGTGTTTTAGTTTGGTCCCTTTATTGATTAAATGATCAATGCAAACATTgattgttgggggggggggggggaaacagtTTCACTGTGAAAAGGTGCCTGACTTGTGTAAATTTCATTCATCTGATGCCAATGGTGTAGTATTGGTTTGAAAGTGGATGGATATTAATGGTCTTCAATACGTTTTGTTGGTAGAAATGAACAAGAAGGAAGTTGTTGAGGGAGTGACCATTGTGGAGACACCTCCTATTGTGGTGGTTGGTGTAGTTGGATACATTGAGACTCCACGAGGGATGCGATCACTTAAGGTGGTTTGGGCTGAGCATCTCAGTGATGAATGCAAGCGACGCTTCTACAAGAACTGGTATGTTCACTCATTCcatacaaaatatcaacaaataGTTTCATCTGATTAAATGATTTACAAACCATGTATTGAAGCAAACGACCTTaacgctggccaaatgccagtggAAACCAAGGCGGACCAGCTGAACTTGACGTTGACTTGACATTGCAATTCATATTGAAATAGCGACGATCAGAAATCATGATATTTATCAATTGGTATACAacagttttaaattatttttttaattgacagACCAGTAAAACAAACTTGGTAGCCCAGTAAAAAATCAAGCCAaatggtcctgctggccagttgaaaaaaaaaagtgaggaGCAACCCCTGATTGTAATTTTGAAATACAACCTGAGTAGTACGATATATTTGATTAATCACTTCCAGTAATTGCAATGCCTAACAATTGAGCACTCTCCTCTCAGCCTTGGTTGATGAGAGTAAATCAACATTGACAGTTCCTCTCAGTATACCCTGCTGATGAGCTGTACCCCAGTATATCCCTTCATTCATTCCAACCCTTTGGTTCCGCTCTTAGCTTAACGGCTATGATGAACCATGATGGTTTCTCCGCTCATGTGTGTCTGACACTCGTGATGAGAGCCTAGCAGTCTATTTTCCCTTTAGTAGTCCccccttgtttgtttgtttccctATTATGTGCATAATTCAGGTATCGCTCCAAGAAGAAGGCTTTCACAAAGGCTTCCAAGAAGTGGGCCGATGATGCCGGTAAAGCTGAGATTGAGAAGGACTTGAAGACCATGAAGAAATACTGCAAAGTCATCCGTGTCATTGTCCACACTCAGGTATTTATAAATAGCACTTGCGTTACTCAATGCGTTTGCACTGCTCAACAAAGTCTTTGGGTTAATATAGCCTGGATCTACACATGTGAGATGGCGGTCTTGCACAGAGCGTATTGTTCTCTATAATGTAACCATGGGCACTTTCTGAAATTTCTTGATCTTTTCAAGTATTTGATTCTAATTTAGTGACATAAAGTAGTCTCATAGACAATGTGAGATGCTCAGCCCAGTTAACTTTGTTGTAATTGTTGCAATTTTTTATCGAGATTGTATagttatttttacttttaattcATACAAAGACTTGGCAAATAGAAGCAAATTGTTACAAACTGGGATTTTTCCTAGATTTTGGTATGTAGTGACAGCAAGAACCTATCATCTCAAACAACTAGATTGGAAAATTTGTGATATGTGACGATGTAGAAGAAACATTTATAATGTATTATTATGACAATATTTGCACTAGATGAAACTGATGAACCAGCGTCAGAAGAAGGCTCATATCATGGAGGTTCAACTGAATGGTGGTTCCATCGCTGACAAGGTGGAATGGGCCAAGGAACACCTGGAGAAGCAGACTAGAGTCACTGAGGTCTTTGCACAGGATGAGATGCTCGATGT
Coding sequences within it:
- the LOC139944318 gene encoding large ribosomal subunit protein uL3-like, whose product is MSHRKFSAPRHGSLSFLPRKRSRRHRGKVKAFPKDDPSKPVHLTAFMGYKAGMSHIVRQVDRPGSKMNKKEVVEGVTIVETPPIVVVGVVGYIETPRGMRSLKVVWAEHLSDECKRRFYKNWYRSKKKAFTKASKKWADDAGKAEIEKDLKTMKKYCKVIRVIVHTQMKLMNQRQKKAHIMEVQLNGGSIADKVEWAKEHLEKQTRVTEVFAQDEMLDVVGVTKGKGFKGVTSRWGTKKLPRKTHKGLRKVACIGAWHPARVGYGVARAGQKGYHHRTEVNKKIYRIGEGYHMKDGKLIKNNASTDYDITDKSINPMGGFPHYGEVKNDFLMLKGCIMGPKKRVVTLRKSMLVHTKRKALEKITLKFIDTTSKFGHGRFQTHEEKKAFMGPLKKDRIKAEQAST